The genome window TCGTAAATAATCTCTCTTGTCGTCTTTAAAATTCTGATACCTTGGAATATAAATACCATTAGCTCTTCGTCCGTAAGTATATTTGTCTTCAAAACCTTCAACAGTTCCTTCGGCACCGCATCTAAAATGATGATCCATTAAATTGTGCCCAAGCTGTCCGCTGCCGTTACCTAAACCATTCGGATGTACTTCTGAAGTTGAATTTAATAAAACAAAAGTGGAACCTAGCGTTGATCCGTTTACAAAAACAATTTTGGCATAAAACTCCATGCTTTCATTTGTCTGTGCATCAATAACCATAACACCTTTGGCTTTCTTTGTTTCTTTATCATAAATTATATGATTAACAATCGAGTAGGGGCGGACGGTTATTTTTTTAGTAGCCATGGCTGCCGGCAGAGTTGAGGATTGCGTACTGAAATAAGCTCCAAAAGGACATCCTCTACTACATAAATTTCTATATTGACAGCTTCCTCTTCCTAAATGCGGAACAGTTAAATTTGCTGTACGGCCAATAGTCATTATTCTGGATTTGTTATAATGCTTCTCAATTCGCTCTTTCACTGATTTTTCAACACAGTTCATATCCATTGGGGGTAAAAATTGTCCATCAGGTAGTAAAGGCCAGCTTTCAGTCTGACCGCTGATTCCTGCAAATTTTTCAACATAATCGTACCAGGGTGCGATATCTTTATAACGGATTGGCCAGTCATTTCCATGGCCGTCTTTAAGATTATCTTCAAAATTATGGTCACTGAAACGATAACTCTGGCGTCCCCACATCAAGGATTTTCCGCCAACATGAAAACCTCTGTACCAGTCAAAACGTTTATCTTCGGTATACGGACATTCTAAGTCATTTACCCACCATTTTTCGTTTGCCTGCTGGTATGGATAATCTCTGGTCTGTACAGGATGCGTCCGCTTTTGCTCTTCGGTTAATTTGCCGCAATAAGCTATTTCCCAAGGAGCTTTCATCGCCGAATCATAATCTTTTATATGCTCAATGTTTTCTCCACGCTCCAGCAATAGTACTTTTAATCCTTTTTCGGTTAATTCCTTGGCTGCCCATCCGCCGCTTATTCCAGATCCTATGACAATTGCGTCATAGGTATTTTGCTTTTTAAAATCGGTATTGATATTCACTTGTTTCTTTTTAATCAATTAATAAAAATAATTAAAACGGTCAGACACTTATGTTGCCCATGCTTTCTGTCCAGGAATGTAATCTGCATTTCCATCATATTTACCTGGAATTGGCAGATATTCTCTAGCCATTGTACAGCCAATCTCTGAAGAAAAATAACCTAATATTGTCAAATCTCTGGCAATCAAAAAGAAAGAAGGCTCATGATTATTATCAATTGACTGCTGTTTTAATTCATTCACAAGCTGTTTTTTTTCTTCGTCATTCAGACTTAAAAATTCTTTATTAAATTTAGTCTTAGACAGAACTAACATCTCATCAAAACCTTTTTTAAAAACAGCCTGCAGATTTGCCGGGTAACAATCTTTGATAATTAATGGAATCAATGTGCCAACACCCGCAGCTTTTGCGCCTGGTGATTTTACAGTAGAGGGCAAAATGATTTCCGAAAATTCAGCTAGAATTTCCTCATCAGATACAGAATAAAGATGGGAGCTGTTTTCAGGCAAAACAGTAAAACTTTCAAATAATACCCCGATAGTTGTAGCAGAAACTGCTCCTCCCATTAAAAATGCTATTTTTTTTAGAGCTTCACGTCTTTCCATTTATTTTTATTTAAAATATTACACTTTATTTACAAATAATGCAATTATCAATTAATTACAATAATAGGCAAAAAACAGATATATTAATCTTTTTAATGTTAATTAATAAAAAAAATAATATTTCACATTTAATAAACGCTTTAGTGTTATTTAAAAAAACAAATAGCAATCTGTAATGAGTTGAAAAAAAATGCAAAGTTTTGACAATCTATTTCAATTAAAAATAGAATAAAAGAAATCATTAATGAATAAAATTCTTGTTAAATATTTAAATTTAAGCCAAGAAATGTGCAATCGGATATAAAAAAGAAAATATGACTGTCCGCAAATAATACCTTGTATTTTTTCGCCGCTGATTACACCGATTCTCACAGATTTCTTTACTATTTTTTAAAAAAAATCTGCGTAATATTTTTAATCTGTTGCTAATTCGAACAGTTTAGTATTAGTTAAGGATAATCATAAAAAAATAAAGAAGTTAATTTCCCTGATCAAACAGCTGCACCTGGCTT of Flavobacterium marginilacus contains these proteins:
- a CDS encoding GMC oxidoreductase, translating into MNINTDFKKQNTYDAIVIGSGISGGWAAKELTEKGLKVLLLERGENIEHIKDYDSAMKAPWEIAYCGKLTEEQKRTHPVQTRDYPYQQANEKWWVNDLECPYTEDKRFDWYRGFHVGGKSLMWGRQSYRFSDHNFEDNLKDGHGNDWPIRYKDIAPWYDYVEKFAGISGQTESWPLLPDGQFLPPMDMNCVEKSVKERIEKHYNKSRIMTIGRTANLTVPHLGRGSCQYRNLCSRGCPFGAYFSTQSSTLPAAMATKKITVRPYSIVNHIIYDKETKKAKGVMVIDAQTNESMEFYAKIVFVNGSTLGSTFVLLNSTSEVHPNGLGNGSGQLGHNLMDHHFRCGAEGTVEGFEDKYTYGRRANGIYIPRYQNFKDDKRDYLRGFGYQGAASRGNWHKEVAELDFGGDFKEILSRPAESWTMGLGGFGEMLPYYENKVYIDHSKKDKWGQPVLAIDCEYKENEAKMREDMMYDAAEMLEAAGVKNVKAYDNGCYPGMTIHEMGTARMGNDPKESVLNKWNQMHEVKNVFVTDGSCMPSSACQNPSLTYMALTARAVDYAVKELKKKNI
- a CDS encoding gluconate 2-dehydrogenase subunit 3 family protein encodes the protein MERREALKKIAFLMGGAVSATTIGVLFESFTVLPENSSHLYSVSDEEILAEFSEIILPSTVKSPGAKAAGVGTLIPLIIKDCYPANLQAVFKKGFDEMLVLSKTKFNKEFLSLNDEEKKQLVNELKQQSIDNNHEPSFFLIARDLTILGYFSSEIGCTMAREYLPIPGKYDGNADYIPGQKAWAT